One genomic window of Mailhella massiliensis includes the following:
- the upp gene encoding uracil phosphoribosyltransferase, whose translation MALHIVDHPLIRHKLGLLRKESTSTSEFRMLAKEVARLLTYEATKNLPTEKKVVKGWAGQVEVDYLAGKMITIVPILRAGLGLMEGVLDMVPGAKISVLGLYRNEETLEPVEYYKKLARRIDQRVAFILDPMLATGGSLIAAIDVLKASGCTQISSLNLVAAPEGVKAVLDKHPDVEIYAAALDTCLNEKGYILPGLGDAGDRIFGTK comes from the coding sequence ATGGCTCTTCATATCGTCGACCATCCCCTCATCCGGCACAAGCTCGGTCTGCTCCGCAAGGAAAGCACCTCCACCAGCGAATTCCGTATGCTGGCCAAGGAAGTGGCCCGTCTGCTCACCTACGAAGCCACGAAGAATCTTCCTACGGAAAAAAAGGTGGTCAAAGGCTGGGCCGGTCAGGTGGAAGTGGACTATCTCGCCGGAAAAATGATCACCATCGTGCCCATTCTCCGCGCAGGCCTGGGGCTGATGGAAGGCGTGCTCGACATGGTGCCCGGCGCGAAGATCAGCGTGCTCGGCCTGTACCGCAATGAAGAAACGCTGGAACCTGTGGAATACTACAAGAAGCTGGCCCGCCGCATCGATCAGCGCGTGGCCTTCATTCTTGACCCCATGCTCGCCACGGGCGGTTCCCTCATCGCCGCCATCGACGTGCTCAAGGCCAGCGGCTGCACGCAGATAAGCTCCCTGAACCTCGTGGCCGCCCCCGAAGGGGTGAAGGCCGTGCTCGACAAACACCCCGATGTGGAAATCTACGCCGCAGCCCTCGACACCTGTCTCAATGAAAAGGGCTATATTCTCCCCGGTCTCGGCGATGCCGGCGACCGCATCTTCGGCACGAAGTAG
- the dsrJ gene encoding sulfate reduction electron transfer complex DsrMKJOP subunit DsrJ codes for MYNAKFVIPGIIVFAGLFTAPFWINMLSSSHEEVKVVLPTEPVTFFGEERTECIEPREWMAANHMELLIEWRDQALREGKRIYVASDGKKWETSLQNTCMACHSNKADFCDKCHNANSVNPYCWDCHVIPQGNNHEFE; via the coding sequence ATGTATAACGCAAAATTCGTCATCCCCGGCATCATTGTCTTTGCCGGGCTGTTCACCGCGCCCTTCTGGATCAATATGCTTTCTTCCAGCCATGAAGAGGTCAAAGTGGTGCTCCCCACGGAACCCGTCACCTTCTTCGGCGAAGAGCGCACCGAGTGCATCGAGCCCAGGGAATGGATGGCCGCCAACCACATGGAACTTCTCATTGAATGGCGCGATCAGGCCCTGCGTGAAGGAAAGCGCATCTACGTCGCTTCCGACGGCAAGAAATGGGAAACCAGTCTGCAGAACACCTGCATGGCCTGCCACAGCAACAAGGCCGACTTCTGCGACAAGTGCCACAACGCCAACAGCGTGAACCCGTACTGCTGGGACTGCCACGTCATCCCCCAGGGGAACAATCATGAATTCGAGTAG
- the dsrO gene encoding sulfate reduction electron transfer complex DsrMKJOP subunit DsrO, protein MNSSRRYFLKVAGLSTFALAAGAARAEAAEASYEAYPEGLKAHRWAMVIDTRRIQTPEDMRPIVEACHKVHNVPDIPAPREIKWLWDDTFEHAFANDPDPMLPENIENRRFFLLCNHCTNPSCVRVCPAGATYKTEGGLVAIDYHRCVGCRFCMAACPYGSRSFNFQDPRPFIKDLNPAYPTRMRGVVEKCTFCAERLEKGLMPACVEASNGAIMFGDLNDPNSIVRRVLSKNFSIRRRPELGTDPGVYYII, encoded by the coding sequence ATGAATTCGAGTAGACGTTATTTTCTCAAGGTCGCAGGCCTGTCCACCTTCGCCCTGGCCGCAGGAGCGGCCCGCGCGGAAGCGGCCGAGGCCTCCTATGAAGCCTATCCCGAAGGCCTGAAGGCCCATCGCTGGGCCATGGTCATCGATACCCGCCGCATCCAGACGCCCGAAGACATGCGCCCCATCGTGGAAGCCTGCCACAAGGTGCACAACGTGCCCGACATCCCCGCTCCCCGCGAAATCAAGTGGCTCTGGGACGACACGTTCGAACACGCCTTCGCCAACGACCCCGACCCGATGCTTCCTGAAAACATCGAAAACCGCCGCTTCTTCCTGCTGTGCAACCACTGCACCAATCCTTCCTGCGTGCGCGTCTGCCCCGCCGGCGCCACCTACAAGACGGAAGGCGGCCTGGTCGCCATCGACTATCACCGCTGCGTGGGCTGCCGTTTCTGCATGGCCGCCTGCCCCTACGGCTCCAGAAGCTTCAACTTCCAGGATCCGCGCCCCTTCATCAAGGACCTGAACCCCGCCTACCCCACCCGTATGCGCGGCGTGGTGGAAAAGTGCACCTTCTGTGCCGAACGCCTGGAAAAGGGCCTCATGCCCGCCTGCGTGGAGGCCTCCAACGGGGCCATCATGTTCGGCGATCTCAACGACCCGAACTCCATCGTCCGCCGTGTCCTTTCCAAGAACTTCAGCATTCGCCGCAGGCCCGAACTGGGCACCGATCCCGGCGTCTACTACATCATCTAG
- the dsrP gene encoding sulfate reduction electron transfer complex DsrMKJOP subunit DsrP, producing the protein MVEKVLKGSPKYYIWLLFLLAIIGYAFIVYVFQLIYGLQMTGLTRNTSWGFYIAQFTYLVGVAAAAVMLVLPATFHHYHPYHRVIVFAEFLAIGAVIMCMLFIVVDMGQPQRVLNIILHPTPNSVMFWDATVLCGYLLLNAVIGWTSLEHESRHVPVPRWVKVLVVVSIFWAFSIHTVTAFLYAGLPGRHYWLSAIMAARFLASAFCAGPSILLLALLLLKRLSGFDPGKSVVKSLSITIAYAMGLNMFFYVLELFTAFYSGVPGHAHPIVFIFNGHEGLNVWLNGWMWFAVVLAFASIFLLAIPKFRNNMKILPWALVMLIIASWIDKGLGLLIGGFSPTPYETYEVYTPTFWEISIGLGIFAVGALVVTLLWKIALEMKREGGEPFELAE; encoded by the coding sequence ATGGTTGAAAAAGTTCTCAAGGGTTCTCCCAAGTACTACATCTGGCTGCTCTTTCTGCTGGCCATCATAGGCTATGCCTTCATCGTCTATGTGTTCCAGCTCATCTACGGTCTCCAGATGACCGGTCTTACCCGCAACACGTCCTGGGGCTTCTACATCGCCCAGTTCACCTATCTGGTGGGCGTTGCCGCCGCGGCCGTGATGCTGGTGCTGCCCGCCACCTTCCACCACTATCATCCGTATCACCGCGTCATCGTCTTTGCGGAATTTCTCGCCATCGGCGCGGTCATCATGTGCATGCTCTTCATCGTGGTGGATATGGGCCAGCCTCAGCGCGTGCTGAACATCATCCTGCACCCCACGCCGAACTCCGTCATGTTCTGGGACGCCACCGTGCTCTGCGGCTACCTCCTGCTGAACGCGGTCATCGGCTGGACGTCGCTGGAACATGAAAGCCGCCATGTGCCCGTACCCCGCTGGGTGAAGGTGCTCGTGGTCGTGTCCATCTTCTGGGCCTTCTCCATCCACACCGTCACGGCCTTCCTGTACGCCGGTCTGCCCGGCCGCCATTACTGGCTCTCCGCCATCATGGCCGCCCGCTTCCTGGCTTCCGCCTTCTGTGCCGGTCCTTCCATCCTGCTGCTGGCCCTGCTTCTGCTGAAGCGCCTCAGCGGTTTCGATCCCGGCAAGTCCGTGGTGAAGTCCCTCTCCATCACCATCGCCTACGCCATGGGCCTGAACATGTTCTTCTACGTGCTGGAACTGTTCACCGCCTTCTACAGCGGCGTTCCCGGCCATGCCCACCCCATCGTGTTCATCTTCAACGGACATGAAGGCCTCAATGTGTGGCTGAACGGCTGGATGTGGTTCGCCGTGGTGCTGGCCTTCGCCAGCATCTTCCTCCTGGCCATTCCCAAGTTCCGCAACAACATGAAGATCCTGCCCTGGGCGCTGGTCATGCTCATCATCGCCTCCTGGATCGACAAGGGCCTCGGCCTTCTCATCGGCGGTTTCTCTCCCACTCCCTACGAAACCTATGAAGTCTATACTCCCACCTTCTGGGAAATCTCCATCGGTCTCGGCATCTTCGCCGTGGGTGCGCTGGTCGTCACCCTGCTGTGGAAGATCGCGCTTGAAATGAAGCGTGAAGGCGGGGAACCCTTCGAACTCGCCGAATAA